The sequence below is a genomic window from Natrinema salifodinae.
CGAGTCGTCGACCCGTCGGTCGCGTTCATGACAGAACGCACTCGCGCCCGGCCCTTAGCCTTCGAGGGTCTCGGCCCACTCGAGGCCCAGCCCTTCGTGGACCAGGAACTCGAGGGCGTTGATGAGGTAGTGGGCGACGACGACCACGAGGAAGCTCCCGGTGACGATGAACACGGCCGCGAGGACGAACCCGAGGAGGCCGGTGACGACGACGCCGACCGAGCCCTGCATGCCGTGGCCGAGCGCGAACGCGACCGAGGAGACGACCGCGAGCAGCCACGGCGACACCCCGAAGCCGGCGGCGGGCACGCCGATCAGCGCCGCCCGGAAGAGGAACTCCTCGAAGACGGCGATGATCGGCAGGACGCCCAGCAAGAGAATGAGCCACCCTCGAACCGAGTCGGGAGAGAGCAGTTCGCGAAGCTCCTCCTCGTGGTCGAAGCCGAGGTGGGTCGCGGCCGCTGCAACGAGTTCGTTCGCCACGTAGAAGCCGAGCCCGGCGATCGTTCCCAGCACCAGGCCCTCCTCGAGATACGCGACGGAAAATTCGATGCCCAGCGCTGACGCCGGGATCGCGGTGTAGACTGCCGCACCGAGCAGGACGAGCGCGAACAGCCCCTGCGAGAAGGCCACGTTCGCGAGCACCATGCCGGTCGACAGCGAGTCCGGATCGATCCCGTGATCGCGGTCGCTGGCGCTGGCGCGG
It includes:
- a CDS encoding CPBP family intramembrane glutamic endopeptidase, coding for MPQWATFVGISGVVLVLLLVLSHLTQSAFTDAGSESDRDFDDDFPSETDATATDSAVSIEPSQPGDAAVGSRPRDQGSASPSESQADADENPNSNQAADGTAIEADRQHRPTDHARASASDRDHGIDPDSLSTGMVLANVAFSQGLFALVLLGAAVYTAIPASALGIEFSVAYLEEGLVLGTIAGLGFYVANELVAAAATHLGFDHEEELRELLSPDSVRGWLILLLGVLPIIAVFEEFLFRAALIGVPAAGFGVSPWLLAVVSSVAFALGHGMQGSVGVVVTGLLGFVLAAVFIVTGSFLVVVVAHYLINALEFLVHEGLGLEWAETLEG